The genomic segment ACATTATCTTCTAAAAGCTTTTTCAATTTATCCTTCTTAATTCCAAAGGTAACACCTTTTTTGTTTAAAACTTTAACTGCCTCTTCTAAAGTAAGTAATTTACCTCCTAATGGGGGAATATATCTACAAAAAGCACTCATCTCATCAGAGGAAATTTCTACTTCTAAATCAGCATCCCGATCCAGTTCAGGCTTTCGTTCTGCAATTTTTACAAACTCTCCTTTAGCATCATGATAAGTTTTTTCAACCAACTCAAAATCTACATCCACCAATTCCTTTCTCTCAATCATCTGTTTAATAGCATCTAAATTAACCGGTTTTCCATTTCCCTTAGGTGCCACTACTTTAAGAAAAATTCCATCTGATTTAATCTTTAACTCAAAATATCCATCCAGATTATTTGCTTTATAATTTTGTTCTCTTTCTATAGATCCTTCAATTTCTTTTTCGGCATCGGTCTCTTTTTTAATCAATTTGAATATATATTCACCTTTTTTACCAAAGCCCAAAAAACCCGACTTCTTTTTAACCTCAACCAACTGAATCTCTTCCACACTAACTTCCCTCTGCAACTGCCTGGAAAAAGTTTCAATTGCTTTCTTATAAGCGGCCGATTCATTTTTTGCCAAAATCTTAATTTCTTTTTCCATTCTAAATCCCCCCTCAATTTTTAAAGAAATAATGCCCGTTTCCGACTCAACATCCCTCGCAATCTTAAAACTGCTTTGGCATGAATTTGAGAAACTCTTGCGGGCGATAAATCCAGAACCTGAGCTATTTCCATCTGAGTCAACTCCTCATAATAGTATAAAGCCAGTACCAACTTTTCCTGTTCCTTTAACCGATCAATAGCCTCAACCAATAAACGTTTGATTTCTTTATCATAAACAATCTCTTCCGGTCTTTCATTTTCACCAGGAATCTGATCCATCAATTGTAGACCAGAATCTGGATTAATCAGTGATTCCAGGGAAGTTAATTCAGGAATATTTGCTTCCATTACTAACTTATTATACTCTTTTAAATCCAATCCCAGTTCCCTTGCTACTTCTTCATCCTCAGGTAATCGTCCTAAAGTCTGTTCCAGTTTTTTATAAGCCTGATGTAATCGTTTGGCTTTTTCACGGCTAGAACGGGAAATCCAATCCTGGGCTCTAAGTTCATCTATAATTGCGCCGCGTATTCGTACAGCCGCATAGGTACTAAATTTAACCCCTCGTTCAGGGTCAAAACGATCAATCGCCTGAATCAAACCTATAATTCCAAAACTCACTAGATCGTCAAACTCAATCTGCGGGGGGACAACCAACTTGACCCGACCGGCCACATATTTGACCAGTGGAGTGTATTTTTCAATTAATAAATTTCTGGCTTGAAGATCTCCTTTCTGGAAAGCCTTCCACAGAGCTTTTTCGTCAGATTTTCTCTTTTCCAAACAATTCACCTCCATTGGTCAATTCAGCTACAATTTAATCCTCCAGCGAATCTACAACGATTTTTGTCAATTTATCTAAATCCAATGGTTCAAAGTCTCCTTCATCCCTGGTTTTACTATTCCTTGCTTTTTTATAATTTGCCTTCATTCGAGCTTTTAATTTTTTCTTCTGCTCTTCAATTAATAACCTCTCCTGCTCCTGATCAATTACTATTCCCAAAAGATAACCAATTACTGCAAAGATTCCCCCTCCAACAAAGATCCGAATAACTAAAACCTCGATAGAAACTTTAACAAACAAACCCATAACCAAAACAAGACCACAGGCCACTATCATAAATAGTTTTGCCAACTCCTGCCGAAAGTTACCTTTCATTAAAATCATCCCTTTTATGCTAAACCTTTACGAATCAATTCTCGCTGTTTATCAAAAATCCAACCAATAATCCGATCCTGAACAGAAGAAGAAATAGATTCAAAAGCAACCCCCACTTCATAACCTCCTTCTTCTTTCTCCTGATTTCGGACTATTTTCCCAAAAATAACTTCTTCTTCAATTCCCTTTAACCCTAACTTAATTTCCAGGTTAGAATTTACTTCCATAATTTCATCTGAATAAAACCTTACACCGCCACCACTTATATCAAGAGTATAAGTCTTGATATATTGTCTGGAACCAGACGAATCAGATTCAAGGGGTATTTTCTCAGATTCATCTATCAGCCGATAATATAAGGGAATGTTTATCTCCAATCTTACAAATTCCCGGCGCTGAATCCGTTTAACCTCTGCAGGCAATCGTAAAGCAAATCCAGGTATTGGTTCTTTAAAACGTCTTAAAATTATAGATTTAAAACTGTATAAGGCACGTTCTCCAACATATGTTACAATTATAGGAGTATTCAATCGAAAAGGTATAAGCTCTCCATTAACAGCAGGGGCCATAATATGTAACTCCTTGTCATTTATGTCCATTACCCGGCTAAAATATTTTCCTTCAAAATTGGGGTCTTCTACCTCTATCTCTATTTTAGTATTGATTGTTAACTCACTTAAAGCAACCATCCTAATCCCCTCCTAGCTACTACTGTTAAAGAATTTAATCATCTTTAGTAAAAATTTTTTCATACCACCCCCCGCTTTTTTGGGAGATTGGTTTAAAAGATTATCTACAATACTGTAAATCCCTTTTGACGCCTTTGTGTTTGGATACTCCAGAATAAAAGGTTTTTGGCGTTTTACTGCAGCACTCACCTTCTCATCAAAAGTAATAATCCCTAACAAATCGATTTTTACATTGAGAAATTCATCCACTACTTTAGCCACCCGTCTAAAAATCTTTCTTCCCTCTTCCTCATTTGAAACCTGATTAATTACCAGACGAATTGTCGAAGTTGACCCTCTCTGGACAAGAACTTTAATCAAGCCATAAGAATCAGTGATAGATGGAGGTTCAGGTGTTAAAATAACTACAACATCATCTGCAGCCAGTAAAAAATTAATTACATTTGAATGAATCCCAGCACCGGTGTCTACCAGAATATAGTCAAATTCTCCTTCAAGATTATTCCACTGTCTGATCAAATTCTGAATCTGTTGATCACTCAAATACACCAACTCTTCTGACCCGGAACTTCCGGGTAAGATCTTAATTCCTTCTGGCCCATCTAGCATAATCTCTTCTAAAGTTTTCTGTCCCTTAATAACGTGAGTTAAGGTAAAGGATGGCACAACTCCTAATACTACGTCTATATTAGCCATACCCAAATCAGCATCAAAAACAATTATCTTTTTCCCCGCCTTTTGTAAAGCCAGGGCCAGATTAACAGTAAAATTGGTTTTGCCCACTCCACCCTTACCACTGGCCACAGCAATAACACGGGTCTCCGAACGTGATAAATCATCTATATTTTTTTTCGCAAGTTGCCGTAAACGTTCAGCTTGATCTCTCATCATCATTACCCCTTTAATATCATCTCAGCAATTTTCCGCGGATCGGCTTCTTCAATATCTTCAGGTACATCCTGACCAAATGTAATATATGAGATTTTATACGGGGTCTTCTCCAGAACATTCAAAATAACTCCCCTTTTATTTGTCTCATCCTCTTTAGTGAAAATCAAGCTGGAAAGATAAAGTTGACCAAATTTATCCAAT from the Anoxybacter fermentans genome contains:
- a CDS encoding flagellar brake protein — translated: MVALSELTINTKIEIEVEDPNFEGKYFSRVMDINDKELHIMAPAVNGELIPFRLNTPIIVTYVGERALYSFKSIILRRFKEPIPGFALRLPAEVKRIQRREFVRLEINIPLYYRLIDESEKIPLESDSSGSRQYIKTYTLDISGGGVRFYSDEIMEVNSNLEIKLGLKGIEEEVIFGKIVRNQEKEEGGYEVGVAFESISSSVQDRIIGWIFDKQRELIRKGLA
- a CDS encoding FliA/WhiG family RNA polymerase sigma factor; its protein translation is MEKRKSDEKALWKAFQKGDLQARNLLIEKYTPLVKYVAGRVKLVVPPQIEFDDLVSFGIIGLIQAIDRFDPERGVKFSTYAAVRIRGAIIDELRAQDWISRSSREKAKRLHQAYKKLEQTLGRLPEDEEVARELGLDLKEYNKLVMEANIPELTSLESLINPDSGLQLMDQIPGENERPEEIVYDKEIKRLLVEAIDRLKEQEKLVLALYYYEELTQMEIAQVLDLSPARVSQIHAKAVLRLRGMLSRKRALFL
- a CDS encoding MinD/ParA family protein; this encodes MRDQAERLRQLAKKNIDDLSRSETRVIAVASGKGGVGKTNFTVNLALALQKAGKKIIVFDADLGMANIDVVLGVVPSFTLTHVIKGQKTLEEIMLDGPEGIKILPGSSGSEELVYLSDQQIQNLIRQWNNLEGEFDYILVDTGAGIHSNVINFLLAADDVVVILTPEPPSITDSYGLIKVLVQRGSTSTIRLVINQVSNEEEGRKIFRRVAKVVDEFLNVKIDLLGIITFDEKVSAAVKRQKPFILEYPNTKASKGIYSIVDNLLNQSPKKAGGGMKKFLLKMIKFFNSSS